A single region of the Acipenser ruthenus unplaced genomic scaffold, fAciRut3.2 maternal haplotype, whole genome shotgun sequence genome encodes:
- the LOC131735561 gene encoding SLAM family member 5-like, producing MSGLSRALCSNSMRPVFIALSGLLVASSISADPVVNGTVGESVVLLAGFSQQSDITGVEWSFGTDVIANEGNINGTKQFKDRVHLNRTDWSLTINLLRAEDSGEYNCAFETATGQLPTHAVTLRVYEKIESEVTRKPSHETCRATLLCTTNQREHVSYRWKRGDQDLPEHAGILEVALSPGEINVTFTCIASNPVSEATASIRESCDYIAFVTESSGGVSFCVLKSVLLSVGLVLMISAVIGVHVRDCMHTKRNVRRHRAACET from the exons ATGTCTGGACTTTCCCGAGCGCTTTGTTCAAATTCCATGCGACCGGTTTTCATCGCGCTTTCTG GTTTGCTGGTGGCCAGTTCAATATCTGCTGATCCAGTCGTGAATGGGACTGTTGGAGAGTCCGTTGTCTTGCTCGCTGGGTTCTCTCAACAATCAGACATTACTGGAGTGGAATGGAGTTTCGGTACAGATGTCATTGCTAATGAAGGAAATATTAATGGAACTAAGCAGTTCAAAGATAGGGTGCATCTGAACAGAACAGACTGGTCTTTAACAATCAATCTGCTCAGAGCTGAAGACAGTGGAGAATATAATTGTGCTTTTGAAACAGCTACTGGTCAGCTCCCAACACACGCGGTTACTCTTCGAGTTTATG AAAAGATCGAGTCGGAGGTGACGAGGAAACCATCGCATGAAACCTGCCGTGCGACGCTGCTCTGCACCACGAACCAACGAGAACACGTCTCCTACCGCTGGAAGAGAGGGGACCAGGATTTACCTGAGCATGCTGGGATACTGGAGGTGGCCCTGAGCCCTGGAGAGATTAATGTTACCTTCACCTGCATCGCTTCTAATCCAGTCAGTGAGGCAACAGCGTCTATCCGGGAGAGCTGTGACTACATTGCTTTTGTTACAGAGTCCTCAGGGGGTGTTTCGTTCTGTGTGTTGAAGTCGGTCCTTCTCTCTGTGGGTCTGGTTCTGATGATCTCTGCTGTGATCGGAGTCCATGTGAGGGATTGCATGCATACA AAAAGAAATGTGCGGCGGCATCGAGCAGCATGTGAGACTTAA